In Juglans microcarpa x Juglans regia isolate MS1-56 chromosome 4S, Jm3101_v1.0, whole genome shotgun sequence, a single window of DNA contains:
- the LOC121263219 gene encoding oxysterol-binding protein-related protein 4B-like produces MMQVTGAGNDESRIVLTKPVTLEGESDIDYTAPNPLQLVLSLFKNVMPGSDLSRFQATAPIFNIPKSQLQCFGESVYCIATDMLSRCNGGKSPHDRFIAVTAWSISTLRPVIFGVAPYNPVLGETHHVSSGNLNVLLEQVSHHPPVSALHATDEKENVELIWCHHPSPKFHGTSVEAEVLGKRQLKLLNHGETYVMNSLNLLIRFLPGPGTDWVGKVKIQCQETGLEAELCFRSNSFLWRRGNHRSVKGKIFDSSSLQTLYEIDGHWDRTVGVKDISNGKLTIIYNAKEVISGLNAPIVKDPKEVWPSESAMVWSDVSQSILSKDWEKAREAKKVVEEKQRELLRERDSRGETWIPKHFTVSHSKEGGWDCSPIQKWVPPAPIVVPL; encoded by the exons atgatgcAGGTCACCGGAGCTGGGAATGATGAGAGCCGGATTGTTCTGACAAAACCAGTGACATTGGAGGGGGAATCAGATATTGATTACACAGCTCCTAATCCTCTCCAGCTCGTTTTGAGTCTCTTCAAAAATGTCATGCCAGGATCAGATCTCTCTCGCTTTCAGGCAA CTGCCCCTATCTTCAACATTCCAAAGTCACAGCTTCAGTGTTTTGGTGAATCGGTGTATTGCATTGCTACTGATATGTTGAGCAGGTGCAACGGCGGCAAGAGTCCCCATGACAGATTCATAGCCGTTACAGCCTGGAGTATTTCCACTCTGCGTCCTGTGATATTCGGTGTGGCTCCTTATAATCCCGTTCTTGGAGAGACGCACCATGTTTCAAGTGGGAATCTCAATGTTCTTCTTGAACAG GTTTCACACCACCCACCAGTATCTGCACTCCACGCAACCgatgagaaagaaaatgttgaattgattTGGTGTCATCATCCTTCTCCCAAATTCCATG GTACTTCAGTGGAAGCCGAGGTGCTGGGCAAAAGGCAGCTGAAGCTACTAAATCATGGAGAAACCTATGTAATGAACTCACTGAATCTATTGATCAGATTCCTTCCAGGTCCTGGGACAGATTGGGTTGGTAAGGTCAAAATCCAGTGTCAAGAAACTGGGCTGGAAGCTGAGTTATGTTTTAGGAGCAATTCTTTTCTATGGCGCAGAGGAAATCATCGATCTGTTAAGGGGAAGATATTTGACTCATCATCCTTGCAGACTCTTTATGAGATTGATGGTCACTGGGATAG AACTGTCGGAGTGAAGGACATCAGTAATggaaaattaacaattatatacAATGCAAAAGAAGTCATTTCAGGATTGAATGCTCCAATTGTCAAGGATCCAAAG GAAGTGTGGCCAAGTGAATCAGCCATGGTGTGGAGTGATGTGAGCCAGAGCATCCTGAGCAAAGACTGGGAGAAAGCAAGAGAAGCAAAGAAGGTGGTTGAGGAGAAACAGAGGGAgctattgagagagagagattcaagaGGGGAAACTTGGATACCTAAGCATTTTACAGTTTCTCATAGCAAGGAAGGTGGGTGGGACTGCTCACCTATTCAAAAGTGGGTCCCACCAGCACCCATAGTCGTGCCCCTTTGA
- the LOC121263150 gene encoding oxysterol-binding protein-related protein 4B-like, with protein sequence MPGSDLSRFQLPPIFNIPKSQLQCFGESVYCIATDMLSRCNGGKSPHDRFIAVTAWSISTLRPVIFGVAPYNPILGETHHVSSGNLNVLLEQVSHDPPVSALHATDERENVELIWCHHPSPKFHGTSVEAEVLGKRQLKLLNHGETYVMNSLNLLIRFLPGPGTDWVGKVKIQCQETGLEAELCFRSNSFLWRRGNHRSVTGKIFESSSLQTLYEIDGHWDRTVGVKDISNGKLTIIYNAKEVISGLNAPIVKDPKEVWPSESAMVWSDVSQSILSKDWEKAREAKKVIEEKQRELLRERDSRGETWIPKHFTVSLSKEGGWDCSPIQKWVPQAPIVVPL encoded by the exons ATGCCAGGATCAGATCTCTCACGCTTTCAG CTGCCCCCTATCTTCAACATTCCAAAGTCACAGCTTCAGTGTTTTGGTGAATCGGTGTATTGCATTGCTACTGATATGTTGAGCAGGTGCAACGGCGGCAAGAGCCCCCATGACAGATTCATAGCCGTTACAGCCTGGAGCATTTCCACTCTGCGTCCTGTGATATTCGGTGTGGCTCCTTATAATCCCATTCTTGGAGAGACGCACCATGTTTCAAGTGGGAATCTCAATGTTCTTCTTGAACAG GTTTCACACGACCCACCAGTATCTGCACTCCATGCTAccgatgagagagaaaatgttgaattgattTGGTGTCATCATCCTTCTCCCAAATTCCATG GTACTTCAGTGGAAGCCGAGGTGCTGGGCAAAAGGCAGCTGAAGCTACTAAATCATGGAGAAACCTATGTAATGAACTCACTGAATCTATTGATCAGATTCCTTCCAGGTCCTGGGACAGATTGGGTTGGTAAGGTCAAAATCCAGTGTCAAGAAACTGGGCTGGAAGCTGAGTTATGTTTTAGGAGCAATTCTTTTCTATGGCGCAGAGGAAATCATCGATCTGTTACGGGGAAGATATTTGAGTCATCATCCTTGCAGACTCTTTATGAGATTGATGGTCACTGGGATAG AACTGTCGGAGTGAAGGACATCAGTAATggaaaattaacaattatatacAATGCAAAAGAAGTCATTTCAGGATTGAATGCTCCAATTGTCAAGGATCCAAAG GAAGTGTGGCCAAGTGAATCAGCCATGGTGTGGAGTGATGTGAGCCAGAGCATCCTGAGCAAAGACTGGGAGAAAGCAAGAGAAGCAAAGAAGGTAATTGAGGAGAAACAGAGGGAgctattgagagagagagattcaagaGGAGAAACTTGGATTCCTAAGCATTTTACTGTTTCTCTTAGCAAGGAAGGTGGGTGGGACTGCTCACCTATTCAAAAGTGGGTCCCACAAGCACCCATAGTCGTGCCCCTTTGA
- the LOC121262982 gene encoding glycosyltransferase BC10 isoform X1, whose translation MKTGQAWRVGMGDMQVLPGPRHRPPMKRPMWIIVLVSLVTVFLICAYMYPPQSSGACYVFSSRGCEVISNWLPPTPAREFTDEEIASRVVIRDILNAPAVQSESSKIAFMFLTRGSLPFEKLWDKFFYGHEDKFSVYVHASKEKPVHVSRHFANRDIHSDQLIMVQVIWGKISMVDAERRLLAYALQDPANQHFVLLSDSCVPLHNFDYIYNYLMHTNISYVDCFQDPGPHGNGRYSEHMLPEIEKKDFRKGAQWFSVKRQHAVIVMADYLYYSKFRDYCKPGLEGRNCIADEHYLPTFFHIIDPGGIANWSITHVDWSERKWHPKSYKARDITEELLKNITSIDVSVHVTSDEKKEVQRWPCLWNGEQRPCYLFARKFYPEALDNLLHLFSNYTEI comes from the exons ATGAAGACTGGCCAGGCGTGGCGTGTAGGCATGGGTGATATGCAGGTCTTGCCTGGGCCTCGCCATCGACCTCCCATGAAGAGGCCTATGTGGATTATTGTCTTGGTTTCATTGGTCACAGTATTTCTAATATGCGCTTATATGTATCCACCCCAAAGCAGTGGTGCATGTTATGTGTTTTCTTCTAGGGGTTGTGAGGTTATTTCAAATTGGCTTCCACCTACTCCTGCACGCGAATTTACTGATGAAGAAATTGCATCTCGTGTTGTAATAAGAGATATTTTGAATGCACCTGCTGTTCAATCTGAAAGTTCTAAAATTGCCTTCATGTTCTTGACTCGGGGGTCATTGCCTTTTGAGAAGCTTTGGGACAAGTTTTTCTAT GGTCATGAAGACAAATTCTCTGTTTATGTGCATGCATCTAAAGAAAAACCTGTACATGTGAGCCGTCATTTTGCTAATCGGGACATACACAGTGATCAG TTGATAATGGTGCAGGTCATATGGGGGAAAATCTCGATGGTCGATGCAGAGAGACGATTATTGGCATACGCTCTCCAAGATCCTGCTAACCAGCATTTTGTTTTACTTTCTGATAG TTGTGTTCCTTTGCACAATTTTGACTATATCTACAACTATCTGATGCATACGAATATCAGCTATGTTGACTG CTTTCAGGATCCTGGTCCACATGGAAATGGCCGGTATTCAGAACACATGTTGcctgaaattgagaaaaaagacTTTAGAAAGGGTGCACAG TGGTTCTCAGTGAAAAGGCAGCATGCTGTTATAGTTATGGCTGACTATCTGTACTACTCTAAATTCCGTGATTACTGCAAG CCAGGTTTGGAGGGGCGTAATTGCATTGCCGATGAACATTACCTGCCAACCTTTTTCCAT ATTATTGATCCTGGTGGAATTGCCAACTGGTCGATCACACATGTTGATTGGTCAGAGAGAAAGTGGCACCCAAAATCTTACAAGGCTCGGGATATTACCGAAGAGCTTCTGAAGAATATTACG TCAATTGATGTAAGCGTGCATGTAACCAGTGATGAGAAG AAGGAAGTGCAAAGATGGCCTTGCTTATGGAATGGCGAACAACGGCCTTGCTACCTATTCGCCAGGAAATTTTACCCAGAGGCTCTGGATAACTTATTGCATCTATTCTCCAATTATACAGAAATTTGA
- the LOC121262982 gene encoding glycosyltransferase BC10 isoform X2 → MKTGQAWRVGMGDMQVLPGPRHRPPMKRPMWIIVLVSLVTVFLICAYMYPPQSSGACYVFSSRGCEVISNWLPPTPAREFTDEEIASRVVIRDILNAPAVQSESSKIAFMFLTRGSLPFEKLWDKFFYGHEDKFSVYVHASKEKPVHVSRHFANRDIHSDQVIWGKISMVDAERRLLAYALQDPANQHFVLLSDSCVPLHNFDYIYNYLMHTNISYVDCFQDPGPHGNGRYSEHMLPEIEKKDFRKGAQWFSVKRQHAVIVMADYLYYSKFRDYCKPGLEGRNCIADEHYLPTFFHIIDPGGIANWSITHVDWSERKWHPKSYKARDITEELLKNITSIDVSVHVTSDEKKEVQRWPCLWNGEQRPCYLFARKFYPEALDNLLHLFSNYTEI, encoded by the exons ATGAAGACTGGCCAGGCGTGGCGTGTAGGCATGGGTGATATGCAGGTCTTGCCTGGGCCTCGCCATCGACCTCCCATGAAGAGGCCTATGTGGATTATTGTCTTGGTTTCATTGGTCACAGTATTTCTAATATGCGCTTATATGTATCCACCCCAAAGCAGTGGTGCATGTTATGTGTTTTCTTCTAGGGGTTGTGAGGTTATTTCAAATTGGCTTCCACCTACTCCTGCACGCGAATTTACTGATGAAGAAATTGCATCTCGTGTTGTAATAAGAGATATTTTGAATGCACCTGCTGTTCAATCTGAAAGTTCTAAAATTGCCTTCATGTTCTTGACTCGGGGGTCATTGCCTTTTGAGAAGCTTTGGGACAAGTTTTTCTAT GGTCATGAAGACAAATTCTCTGTTTATGTGCATGCATCTAAAGAAAAACCTGTACATGTGAGCCGTCATTTTGCTAATCGGGACATACACAGTGATCAG GTCATATGGGGGAAAATCTCGATGGTCGATGCAGAGAGACGATTATTGGCATACGCTCTCCAAGATCCTGCTAACCAGCATTTTGTTTTACTTTCTGATAG TTGTGTTCCTTTGCACAATTTTGACTATATCTACAACTATCTGATGCATACGAATATCAGCTATGTTGACTG CTTTCAGGATCCTGGTCCACATGGAAATGGCCGGTATTCAGAACACATGTTGcctgaaattgagaaaaaagacTTTAGAAAGGGTGCACAG TGGTTCTCAGTGAAAAGGCAGCATGCTGTTATAGTTATGGCTGACTATCTGTACTACTCTAAATTCCGTGATTACTGCAAG CCAGGTTTGGAGGGGCGTAATTGCATTGCCGATGAACATTACCTGCCAACCTTTTTCCAT ATTATTGATCCTGGTGGAATTGCCAACTGGTCGATCACACATGTTGATTGGTCAGAGAGAAAGTGGCACCCAAAATCTTACAAGGCTCGGGATATTACCGAAGAGCTTCTGAAGAATATTACG TCAATTGATGTAAGCGTGCATGTAACCAGTGATGAGAAG AAGGAAGTGCAAAGATGGCCTTGCTTATGGAATGGCGAACAACGGCCTTGCTACCTATTCGCCAGGAAATTTTACCCAGAGGCTCTGGATAACTTATTGCATCTATTCTCCAATTATACAGAAATTTGA